The Candidatus Eisenbacteria bacterium genomic sequence GACGACGACGAGTCCTGGGACGGGGACGGCGACGGGGAACATCGCGCTGACGCCGGGCTTCTCGGACTCGGGGACCTATTCGTCGACGGTGACGGCGACGGACAATGGGTCGCCGCCCTTGAGCAACAGCAGGTCGTTCACGATCACGGTGATCAACCAGAACCGTGCGCCGACGCTGAACGCGATCGCGAACATGAGCGTGGCTCAGGGGGCGACGGCGG encodes the following:
- a CDS encoding cadherin repeat domain-containing protein, producing MNAAPNLAQPSNMTVTEGATANQAISATDPDGNPVTFSKTSGPTFEAVTTTSPGTGTATGNIALTPGFSDSGTYSSTVTATDNGSPPLSNSRSFTITVINQNRAPTLNAIANMSVAQGATA